The following proteins are co-located in the Vigna unguiculata cultivar IT97K-499-35 chromosome 9, ASM411807v1, whole genome shotgun sequence genome:
- the LOC114162133 gene encoding B3 domain-containing transcription factor NGA1-like, with protein sequence MDLIQQVKGTYSDSREEEEEEEVTEIIGITREPESSRLHHHQDAASNFGKKLDLMELSLGSSKEEEGEGNLQQGGGGGAVHHHHHHHQQQQQHEHHHQHHHEGHGTCSNTKEVVEKEHMFDKVVTPSDVGKLNRLVIPKQHAEKYFPLDSSSNEKGLLLNFEDRNGKVWRFRYSYWNSSQSYVMTKGWSRFVKEKKLDAGDIVSFQRGLGDMYRHRLYIDWRRRTDHAHPPSDPSASPLFLPSIRWYSLPATSPIVPPRYHHDHHFHHLNYNNLFTFQHQHQYLGHAHAHGAAAATATASAHHHSNYADHNSGSGPGSLYYLRSSVPMGTAADQNLAGRGNNIVPMIIDSVPVNVGHHNHRHGHGHGGMSSGGGSSTPSSGKRLRLFGVNMECASSGEDSKGLSLGSAAHVAVGNSVPSSSSLQQRLRMPHEEPLSSSARFGDHKGGTGTSLLFDLDPSLQYQQ encoded by the exons ATGGACTTGATACAACAAGTTAAAGGCACTTATTCTGATAGCAGggaggaagaggaggaagaggaaGTGACAGAGATTATTGGTATCACAAGAGAACCGGAAAGCAGCA GGTTACACCACCACCAAGATGCCGCATCCAATTTTGGAAAGAAGCTGGACCTGATGGAGTTGTCACTGGGGAGCAGCAAGGAAGAGGAAGGGGAGGGAAATTTGCAacaaggaggaggaggaggagcggttcatcatcatcatcaccatcaccaacaacagcaacagcatgaacatcatcatcaacatcatcatGAGGGTCACGGAACCTGTTCAAACACGAAGGAAGTAGTGGAGAAAGAACACATGTTTGACAAAGTGGTGACACCGAGCGATGTGGGGAAGCTGAACAGGCTGGTGATACCGAAGCAGCACGCGGAGAAGTACTTCCCCCTTGATTCGTCGTCGAACGAGAAGGGTCTGCTCCTGAATTTCGAGGACCGGAATGGGAAGGTGTGGCGGTTCAGATATTCGTATTGGAACAGCAGCCAGAGCTATGTGATGACAAAAGGGTGGAGCCGTTTTGTGAAGGAGAAGAAGCTGGATGCAGGTGACATTGTCTCTTTCCAGCGTGGCCTTGGCGATATGTATAGACATAGATTGTACATAGATTGGAGGAGAAGAACCGATCATGCCCATCCCCCCTCTGATCCCTCCGCCTCCCCTTTGTTTCTTCCCTCTATCAGATGGTACTCTCTTCCCGCCACCTCCCCCATCGTCCCACCCCGCTACCACCACGATCATCACTTTCACCACCTCAATTACAACAACCTCTTCACTTTTCAGCACCAACACCAGTACCTTGGTCATGCTCATGCTCACGGTGCTGCCGCTGCCACTGCCACTGCCTCCGCCCATCATCACAGCAACTATGCCGACCATAATTCCGGATCTGGACCTGGCTCACTCTATTACCTCAGGTCCTCCGTGCCGATGGGTACTGCTGCTGATCAAAACTTGGCAGGCAGAGGGAATAACATTGTGCCCATGATCATCGATTCGGTGCCGGTCAACGTCGGTCATCATAATCATCGCCATGGGCATGGGCATGGTGGCATGTCGAGTGGGGGTGGTAGTTCTACCCCAAGTAGTGGAAAACGACTCAGGCTATTTGGGGTGAACATGGAGTGTGCCTCTTCCGGTGAAGATTCCAAAGGGTTGTCTTTGGGTTCGGCAGCGCATGTCGCAGTGGGAAATTCAGTTCCTTCTTCTTCGTCTCTCCAGCAACGCCTGAGGATGCCCCATGAAGAACCCCTTTCTTCTTCAGCAAGGTTCGGTGATCACAAAGGCGGAACCGGAACTTCTCTGCTGTTTGATTTGGATCCCTCCTTGCAGTATCAGCAGTAG